A genomic stretch from Balaenoptera musculus isolate JJ_BM4_2016_0621 chromosome 9, mBalMus1.pri.v3, whole genome shotgun sequence includes:
- the TAS2R60 gene encoding LOW QUALITY PROTEIN: taste receptor type 2 member 60 (The sequence of the model RefSeq protein was modified relative to this genomic sequence to represent the inferred CDS: substituted 2 bases at 2 genomic stop codons): protein MSGEDMVPGPQLADKRAFIFAIILFLLCLVAVVGNGLITVALGMEWLLQRTLSPCNKLLVSLGASSFCLXWVVMSKNVYIFLNPIAFPYNPVFQFLAFQWDFLNAVTLWFSTWLSVFYCVKIATCTPPVFLWLKQMVSALVPWMLLSSVGLFSFSAILFFIGNQRVXQNYLKRALQSWNATGNAMRTYERLYFFPLKIVTWRVPTVVFIAGTALLITSLGRHTMKVSLSISGSHDPSTQAHIKALLALISFAVLFVSYFLSLVLSASGVFPSLEFRYWVWQAVIYLCTVVRPIVLFLSDRRLRAVLERGCSSGHGAS, encoded by the coding sequence ATGAGTGGAGAGGACATGGTTCCAGGACCTCAGTTGGCTGATAAGAGAGCCtttatctttgctatcattttattccttttgtgcTTGGTTGCAGTGGTGGGTAATGGCTTAATCACCGTGGCACTGGGCATGGAGTGGTTGCTGCAGAGAACTTTGTCACCCTGCAATAAGTTATTGGTCAGCCTGGGAGCCTCTAGCTTCTGTCTGTGATGGGTGGTGATGAGTAAGAACGTTTATATTTTCCTGAATCCAATAGCCTTCCCATACAACCCTGTATTCCAGTTCCTAGCCTTTCAGTGGGACTTCTTGAATGCTGTCACGTTATGGTTCTCCACCTGGCTCAGTGTCTTCTACTGTGTGAAAATCGCAACCTGCACCCCCCCTGTCTTCCTCTGGCTAAAGCAGATGGTGTCTGCATTGGTTCCATGGATGCTGCTCAGCTCTGTGGGGCTCTTCAGCTTTAGCGCCATTCTATTTTTCATAGGCAACCAGAGAGTATAGCAGAACTATTTAAAGAGGGCTCTGCAATCTTGGAATGCCACTGGGAATGCTATGAGAACATATGAGAGACTGTACTTCTTCCCTTTGAAAATTGTTACCTGGAGAGTCCCTACTGTTGTCTTCATCGCTGGCACGGCTTTGCTCATTACATCTCTGGGAAGACACACCATGAAGGTCTCCCTGTCCATCTCAGGCTCTCATGATCCCAGCACCCAGGCACACATCAAGGCTCTCCTGGCTCTCATCTCCTTTGCTGTCCTCTTCGTTTCCTATTTTCTGTCACTGGTGCTCAGTGCCTCAGGTGTGTTTCCATCCCTGGAATTCAGGTACTGGGTGTGGCAGGCTGTGATTTATCTGTGCACAGTAGTCCGCCCCATTGTTCTTTTCTTGAGTGACCGCAGGCTGAGAGCTGTGCTAGAGAGGGGCTGCTCCTCAGGGCATGGGGCATCTTGA